The Sporosarcina ureae genomic sequence AAGTACAACCGGCAGATCAATAGTATTTCGCAAGTAGTTATGCAAGCGCTTCTCCAACATAACTGGCCGGGGAATATTCGGGAACTCCGTAACGCTATTGAACGCCTAGTCGTATTCTCTGATAAAGGTCTCGTCAATGTTCAAGACCTCCCCCCTGAAGTCATTGAAAATACCAACTCACTGGCTGTGGCCAATATGACGAAACCTGTTCAAACAGAAAGTGCGCCACTCACAGAACAGATGCAGAACTTTGAACGCAAGTTGATTGTACAGGAGTTGGAAAAGGCAAACGGAAATAAATTACAGTGTGCAAAAAACCTAGAAATCACCCGTGCCACTTTGTACAATAAAATGCACAAATTAGACATACCTTTCTAAAACTTCTTTCATTGGCATGATTCTTGCATATTAGTTAAGCAGTAAACTAGCAAGGAGTGAACATACATGTCCGAAAAAGATATAATTATTTGCAGATGCGAAGAAGTTACTTACTCCGATTTAAAAGAAACAGCCAAAAGATTTCAATGCACACCGAGAGAACTTAAATTACGTACGCGTGCAGGTATGGGCTATTGCGGAGGAAGAACTTGCCGCAACGCCGTAGACAGCATAGCGCTTGAAAGTACAGAACGGGATGAATCACAAATCACATTAAAATATCAACCTCCAATCAGACCCGTAAGTTTCAGCAAATTAGGGGAGGTTTTCGAATGAGTCAGCGAATTGTAAACCACCCAGTACTCGGAACACTAGACGAATCACAAAGCATCACATTTACATTCGACGATGTAGAATACAAAGCGCTTCATGACGAATCAATTGCCGCTGCCCTGCTGGCTAACGGTATTAGAACGTTGCGCCATCACGAAGAAAGCGGTTCTCCTAGAGGCATTTACTGCAATATTGGTCACTGCTTTGAATGCCGAGTAACCGTAGACGGTGTACAAGGTGAACGAGCATGTCTAACACCGATCAAACAAGGAATGCGGGTCGTAAGCGGTGGTAAATTACTGACAGACGTACGTGATTGGAGGGCCAATCATGGAAAATAAAACCATAATTATTGGCGCGGGACCAGCCGGATTAACTGCGG encodes the following:
- a CDS encoding (2Fe-2S)-binding protein gives rise to the protein MSEKDIIICRCEEVTYSDLKETAKRFQCTPRELKLRTRAGMGYCGGRTCRNAVDSIALESTERDESQITLKYQPPIRPVSFSKLGEVFE
- a CDS encoding (2Fe-2S)-binding protein, which produces MSQRIVNHPVLGTLDESQSITFTFDDVEYKALHDESIAAALLANGIRTLRHHEESGSPRGIYCNIGHCFECRVTVDGVQGERACLTPIKQGMRVVSGGKLLTDVRDWRANHGK